One segment of Paenibacillus sp. FSL R7-0337 DNA contains the following:
- the treC gene encoding alpha,alpha-phosphotrehalase, whose translation MNQESKARPAEWWRRSTVYQVYPKSFKDTTGNGTGDIRGLTEKLDYLQELGIDIVWLQPVYVSPGHDNGYDVADYERINPEFGTMEDFDELVAELHGRGMKLMTDIVVNHTSTEHEWFKQAISSRDNPYRDYYIWKDPAPGGGVPNNWQSKFGGPAWQFDEASGQYYLTLFDKTQADLNWENEQVRGAVNQMMLFWARKGVDGFRMDVINLISKDQRFPDDDGSVPPGDGRKYYTDGPRVHEYIRAMYDEVFGPHELITVGEMSSTTLEQCIRYSSPERREFSMTFNFHHLKVDYPNGRKWELMPYDFEALKRLFSEWQTGMQEGGGWNALFFNNHDQPRALSRFTDDTAYREESAKLLATTLHGLQGTPYVYQGEEIGMPNPKWRGIEEFRDIESLNMYRILCEQGASSGEALAILQERSRDNSRTPMQWDDSANSGFTTGTPWLKVDERYPDINVRQALEQPDSIFHHYRKLIALRKSHAIFVDGLYRRLDEGHPEVFAYARTGDNEALVVVSNFSSKEMMFRLPDDHWANLSAKGKGKLLLGNTGEHPALTEELQLRPYASYLWLISRD comes from the coding sequence TTGAATCAAGAGAGTAAGGCCCGGCCAGCGGAATGGTGGCGGCGGTCCACCGTGTATCAGGTATATCCGAAGAGCTTCAAGGATACGACGGGGAATGGAACCGGCGATATCAGAGGTCTGACGGAGAAGCTGGATTATTTGCAGGAGCTGGGGATTGATATTGTCTGGCTCCAGCCGGTCTATGTCTCGCCCGGACATGATAACGGTTACGACGTGGCGGATTATGAGCGGATCAACCCGGAATTCGGTACGATGGAGGATTTCGACGAGCTGGTAGCGGAGCTGCACGGGCGCGGAATGAAGCTGATGACAGATATCGTAGTCAACCATACCTCGACAGAGCATGAGTGGTTCAAGCAGGCGATCTCCAGCCGGGACAATCCGTACCGTGATTATTATATCTGGAAGGACCCGGCGCCAGGCGGGGGAGTACCGAACAATTGGCAGTCGAAGTTCGGAGGTCCGGCCTGGCAGTTCGATGAGGCGTCAGGCCAATATTATCTTACTCTGTTTGACAAGACACAGGCGGATCTGAATTGGGAGAATGAACAGGTCCGCGGCGCGGTGAACCAGATGATGCTGTTCTGGGCCCGTAAGGGTGTGGATGGATTTCGGATGGATGTCATCAATCTGATCTCCAAGGACCAGCGCTTCCCGGATGATGACGGGAGTGTGCCGCCGGGCGACGGGCGGAAGTACTACACAGACGGTCCACGGGTCCACGAATACATCCGGGCGATGTACGATGAGGTGTTTGGCCCGCATGAGCTGATCACGGTCGGTGAGATGTCCTCTACCACACTTGAGCAGTGCATCCGTTATTCTAGTCCCGAGCGGCGGGAATTCTCAATGACCTTCAACTTCCATCATCTGAAGGTGGATTATCCGAACGGCCGGAAGTGGGAGCTCATGCCTTACGATTTCGAAGCGCTTAAGCGGCTGTTCAGCGAGTGGCAGACCGGGATGCAGGAGGGCGGGGGCTGGAACGCTTTATTTTTCAATAATCACGATCAGCCTCGCGCGCTCTCCCGGTTCACAGACGACACGGCGTACCGCGAGGAGAGCGCCAAGCTGCTGGCGACTACACTGCACGGATTACAGGGCACACCCTATGTCTATCAGGGAGAAGAGATCGGGATGCCGAATCCCAAATGGCGGGGGATTGAAGAATTCCGCGATATCGAGTCGCTCAATATGTACCGGATTCTGTGTGAGCAGGGAGCAAGCTCGGGGGAGGCGCTCGCGATCCTGCAGGAACGTTCAAGGGACAACTCCCGGACGCCGATGCAGTGGGATGACAGCGCGAATTCAGGCTTCACCACCGGAACGCCTTGGCTAAAAGTGGATGAGCGGTACCCGGACATCAATGTGCGTCAGGCGCTGGAACAGCCGGATTCGATCTTCCATCACTACCGCAAGCTGATCGCTCTGCGCAAATCGCACGCTATTTTCGTGGACGGATTATACCGCAGGCTGGACGAAGGACATCCCGAGGTGTTCGCTTATGCACGGACGGGGGATAATGAGGCGCTTGTCGTGGTCTCGAACTTCAGCAGCAAAGAGATGATGTTCCGGCTTCCGGATGATCACTGGGCGAACTTAAGCGCTAAGGGGAAGGGTAAGCTCCTGCTTGGCAATACCGGAGAGCATCCTGCACTTACGGAGGAGCTTCAGCTCCGTCCGTATGCTTCATATCTGTGGCTAATTAGCCGGGACTAG
- a CDS encoding Gfo/Idh/MocA family oxidoreductase, with the protein MRKVKIGIVGCGNISGIYFENLTGTFKNTEVYACSDLNLERAQQAAEQYGVPNVWTTAELLASEEIEIVVNLTTPNYHFEVCKQALLSGKHVYVEKPLSLSLEHGTELVELAKEKGLFIGCAPDTFLGAGLQTCAKLIADGYIGEPVAATAFMLCHGHESWHPDPEFYYQAGGGPMFDMGPYYLTALVSLLGPAATVCGMTKTSFPTRTITSEKKFGKVVEVEVPTHVAGTIQFASGAVATMITSFDVWHSTLPRIEIYGSLGTLIVPDPNTFGGPILLRPAHSAEFKEIPVVHSYEGNSRGIGVADMARCTQTGETPRANGELANHVLEIMHAFHTSSDSKRYAELTTTCEQPKPLAPGLIKGYLE; encoded by the coding sequence GTGCGTAAAGTAAAAATCGGGATTGTCGGCTGCGGGAATATCAGCGGCATTTATTTTGAGAATTTGACGGGAACCTTCAAGAATACTGAGGTCTACGCTTGCTCGGATCTGAATCTGGAGCGGGCGCAGCAGGCTGCAGAGCAGTACGGGGTTCCGAATGTATGGACGACAGCGGAGCTGCTGGCTTCGGAGGAGATTGAGATTGTCGTGAATCTGACGACGCCGAATTACCACTTCGAGGTGTGTAAGCAGGCGCTGCTGTCAGGCAAGCATGTATATGTAGAGAAGCCGCTGTCGCTGTCGCTTGAGCATGGGACTGAGCTGGTGGAGCTGGCTAAGGAAAAAGGATTGTTCATCGGCTGTGCGCCGGACACCTTCCTCGGAGCGGGCCTGCAGACCTGCGCGAAGCTGATCGCGGACGGGTATATCGGAGAGCCGGTAGCGGCGACAGCCTTCATGCTCTGCCACGGGCATGAGAGCTGGCACCCGGACCCTGAGTTCTATTACCAGGCCGGCGGCGGCCCGATGTTCGATATGGGACCGTATTATCTGACGGCTCTGGTATCCTTGCTGGGCCCGGCGGCTACGGTATGCGGCATGACCAAGACCTCGTTCCCTACCCGGACCATCACCAGTGAGAAGAAGTTCGGCAAAGTGGTGGAGGTCGAGGTGCCTACACATGTGGCCGGAACGATCCAGTTCGCCAGCGGTGCTGTTGCAACGATGATTACCAGCTTCGATGTCTGGCACAGCACACTGCCGCGCATTGAGATCTACGGCTCGCTGGGCACCCTGATTGTGCCCGATCCGAACACCTTCGGCGGCCCGATCCTCCTGCGTCCTGCGCACAGCGCAGAATTCAAGGAGATTCCAGTGGTGCACAGCTATGAGGGCAACAGCCGGGGAATTGGCGTGGCAGACATGGCCCGCTGCACCCAGACCGGAGAGACCCCGCGCGCTAACGGCGAGCTGGCCAATCATGTACTGGAGATCATGCACGCCTTCCACACCAGCTCCGATTCGAAGCGTTATGCCGAGCTGACCACCACCTGCGAGCAGCCGAAGCCGCTGGCTCCGGGACTGATTAAGGGATACTTGGAGTAG
- a CDS encoding ThuA domain-containing protein translates to MAKKALIVKGGWDGHEPNEVAAIFADILTNEGFKVEVSDTLDSFNDAEALKALNLIVPVWTMGEIKGEQCSAVLAAVASGVGIAGCHGGMCDSFRNNTEWQFLTGSQWVAHPFNDGVDYEVNIVKSGSSPIVEGMQDFMVKSEQYYLHVDPAVNVLATTTFVMSEGEHSANGVITMPVVYTKKWGQGKVFYNALGHHADVFDIPEAKELMRRGFLWAAK, encoded by the coding sequence ATGGCAAAGAAGGCATTGATTGTAAAAGGTGGATGGGACGGGCATGAACCGAATGAGGTAGCGGCGATTTTTGCAGATATCCTTACGAATGAAGGCTTCAAGGTTGAAGTCTCGGATACGCTGGACAGCTTTAATGACGCGGAGGCGCTGAAGGCGCTGAACCTGATTGTACCGGTCTGGACCATGGGTGAAATCAAGGGTGAGCAGTGCTCGGCGGTTCTGGCGGCTGTGGCTTCCGGCGTAGGGATCGCGGGCTGTCACGGCGGGATGTGCGACTCCTTCCGTAACAATACGGAATGGCAATTTTTGACCGGATCGCAATGGGTGGCGCATCCCTTCAATGACGGGGTGGATTATGAAGTGAACATCGTGAAATCCGGCTCCAGCCCGATTGTGGAAGGCATGCAGGACTTCATGGTGAAGTCAGAGCAGTATTATCTGCATGTCGATCCCGCGGTGAATGTACTGGCTACCACCACTTTTGTCATGAGTGAAGGGGAGCATTCGGCTAATGGCGTCATCACGATGCCGGTGGTCTATACGAAGAAATGGGGCCAAGGCAAGGTATTCTATAATGCGCTTGGACATCATGCGGATGTGTTCGATATCCCGGAGGCCAAGGAACTGATGCGCCGGGGCTTCTTGTGGGCAGCCAAATAA
- a CDS encoding AraC family transcriptional regulator, with the protein MRAFHENRTYGYAFPFTAFVSRNINFLAHWHNDLEIVYCLEGSIRMGINSETRVLTAGDLAVCSSGDIHYYDSRNSESKLLMIIFNPSLIGYPAGWPLNKRLMSPFLDQSQSASEQINPRLPAIMQELLEEHLEKPPHHEQLVTGLLHELCALILRQMPLDVVNPHKDKRRITNMKIMQEVLEYLDVHYMHPITLADAARHANMSLFYFSRFFKSISGMSYIAYLNSIRINQAERLLLGTDKSILDIALECGFTNIRTFNRVFKQVKLRTPSELR; encoded by the coding sequence ATGAGAGCGTTTCATGAGAACCGGACGTACGGCTACGCGTTTCCCTTCACGGCCTTTGTGAGCCGGAATATTAATTTTCTGGCCCACTGGCACAATGATCTGGAGATTGTCTATTGTCTGGAGGGGTCGATAAGGATGGGGATCAACTCCGAGACACGGGTGTTGACCGCCGGGGATCTGGCCGTATGCAGCAGCGGAGATATCCATTATTATGACAGCAGGAACAGCGAGTCCAAGCTGCTGATGATTATTTTCAATCCTTCACTGATCGGATATCCGGCAGGCTGGCCCCTGAATAAGCGGCTGATGTCTCCTTTTCTGGACCAGAGCCAGTCTGCTTCAGAACAGATTAACCCCCGCCTGCCTGCAATTATGCAGGAGCTGCTGGAGGAGCATCTGGAGAAGCCCCCGCATCATGAACAGCTGGTGACCGGCCTGCTGCACGAGCTGTGTGCGCTGATTCTGCGGCAGATGCCGCTGGATGTCGTGAATCCGCATAAGGATAAGCGGCGCATTACGAATATGAAGATTATGCAGGAGGTGCTGGAGTACCTGGATGTCCATTACATGCACCCTATCACCCTGGCCGATGCCGCCCGGCATGCCAATATGAGTCTGTTCTACTTCTCCCGCTTCTTCAAAAGCATCTCAGGTATGAGCTACATCGCCTACCTGAACAGCATCCGTATCAACCAGGCTGAACGACTGCTGCTGGGCACCGATAAAAGCATTCTGGATATCGCCCTGGAATGCGGCTTCACCAATATCCGCACCTTCAACCGGGTGTTCAAGCAGGTCAAGCTGCGGACACCGAGTGAGCTGCGTTAG
- a CDS encoding ROK family protein, with product MTQPSHNTQLVKKINVELVKNALRTSGTGTKASVAGQTRLSVATCGTILNELVQTGEILELGWEESSGGRPARKYQYNADYSSIICMIVRSEGGRQSITCALANLNGEIKEEAVKECEEITPDTLRDWLDEMIADHPNVQAIGIGIPGVVQHDRIGICDVPALAEQPLGLFLKERYEEVEIIIENDMNLTVYGLYQKLLLDEESHFAVLTFPKNHYPGAGFMLNGRLLNGNSFFSGEVSYLPYGIPREEQLRLLQGTGDPRKLAVHALVSIISIINPATIVITGDNISPEMLEDLRSGCLDIIPPEHMPELMIQRDTRQEYMSGLITTTTESLNYRFRLVERK from the coding sequence ATGACACAGCCGTCTCATAATACACAACTGGTCAAGAAAATAAACGTAGAGCTGGTGAAAAATGCGCTGCGCACCTCCGGTACCGGCACCAAAGCCTCTGTCGCTGGGCAGACGCGGCTGAGCGTGGCTACCTGCGGCACCATTCTGAATGAACTGGTTCAGACCGGTGAAATTCTGGAGCTGGGCTGGGAAGAATCCAGTGGCGGCAGACCGGCGAGAAAATATCAGTACAACGCAGATTACTCTTCTATTATCTGTATGATTGTGCGTTCGGAGGGCGGCCGTCAATCCATTACCTGTGCGCTTGCCAATCTGAACGGTGAAATCAAAGAGGAAGCTGTCAAGGAATGTGAAGAGATCACTCCAGATACCCTTAGAGACTGGCTGGATGAGATGATTGCGGACCATCCGAATGTGCAGGCGATCGGCATAGGCATTCCTGGGGTAGTGCAGCATGACCGCATAGGCATCTGCGATGTCCCTGCGCTTGCAGAGCAGCCGCTCGGACTTTTCCTGAAGGAACGATATGAAGAGGTTGAGATCATTATTGAGAATGATATGAATCTGACGGTGTATGGCTTGTACCAGAAGCTGCTGCTGGATGAAGAGAGTCATTTTGCCGTGCTGACCTTCCCCAAGAATCATTATCCGGGGGCCGGCTTCATGCTGAACGGACGTTTGCTGAACGGCAACAGCTTTTTTAGCGGTGAGGTGTCTTATCTGCCTTACGGCATACCCAGAGAAGAACAGCTCCGGCTGCTCCAAGGAACGGGTGATCCCCGCAAGCTGGCTGTACACGCACTGGTATCGATCATCAGCATCATCAACCCGGCCACCATCGTTATCACGGGCGATAATATCTCGCCGGAGATGCTGGAGGATCTGCGCAGCGGATGCCTGGACATTATTCCGCCTGAGCATATGCCTGAGCTTATGATTCAGCGGGACACCCGGCAGGAATACATGAGCGGACTAATTACCACAACCACGGAAAGCCTGAATTACCGCTTCCGCCTGGTTGAACGTAAGTAA
- a CDS encoding MFS transporter, translating into MQLVTIFLGFVVFGISENIKGPAIPRIQLSFNLDEGQLGTLLSLNALGYLIACSFTAVLVRKWGIKAVTIISFASMVLSGVLIYLSHSYPLFASSYFLMYIGNGMLEIGLAILGARIFVKNTGMMMNLSHFFYGLSSTVAPLLATGVMSLSVFGHLLDWRGMYLVMLSLCLLPILSALRSTYPGDDLPQEDRTSFRTLTRDPALWMMVMILSFGVVSELAVGGWLVNFLEKAYAWDTVRASGLLSAFFLVFSLGRLLLGALTDRIGFVLSLIIFSCFSAVCTFAALAGGERLAFLFALSGAGIAIIYPTVMAFIARRYPNGSDTAITFVVTLMGLGSVIGNYIIGWVIEAVKAFYGSTTELGLLRGLQAGYGFIGLCAAVCSLSGIVLYVYLKRRRELI; encoded by the coding sequence ATGCAGCTCGTAACAATCTTTCTGGGCTTTGTCGTCTTTGGCATCTCGGAGAATATTAAAGGGCCCGCCATTCCGCGGATTCAGCTGTCGTTCAATCTGGACGAAGGCCAGCTCGGCACCCTGCTCTCACTGAATGCGCTGGGATATCTGATCGCCTGCTCCTTCACCGCTGTGCTTGTCCGCAAATGGGGCATCAAGGCCGTCACTATCATTTCATTCGCTTCCATGGTCCTCTCGGGGGTGCTGATCTACCTGTCGCACAGCTATCCGCTGTTTGCTTCCTCCTACTTCCTGATGTATATCGGGAACGGGATGCTGGAGATCGGACTGGCGATTCTGGGGGCACGTATTTTCGTCAAAAACACGGGGATGATGATGAACCTATCCCACTTCTTCTATGGATTAAGCTCAACTGTGGCGCCGCTGCTCGCAACCGGAGTGATGTCGCTGAGCGTGTTCGGACATCTGCTGGACTGGCGGGGGATGTATCTGGTCATGCTGTCGCTCTGTCTGCTGCCGATACTCTCGGCGCTGCGCAGCACGTATCCCGGGGATGATCTGCCGCAGGAGGACCGCACCTCCTTCCGCACGCTGACGCGTGATCCCGCGCTCTGGATGATGGTGATGATCCTGTCCTTCGGCGTGGTCTCGGAGCTGGCAGTGGGCGGCTGGCTGGTTAACTTTCTGGAAAAAGCCTATGCCTGGGACACCGTCCGGGCTTCCGGCCTGCTCTCTGCTTTCTTCCTGGTGTTCTCTCTAGGCCGGCTCTTGCTCGGCGCTTTGACAGACCGGATCGGCTTCGTGCTCTCGCTGATTATCTTCTCCTGCTTCTCAGCGGTCTGCACCTTCGCCGCCCTGGCCGGCGGGGAGCGTCTCGCCTTTCTGTTCGCCCTCTCCGGGGCCGGAATTGCTATTATCTATCCTACCGTTATGGCCTTCATTGCCCGCAGGTACCCGAACGGGAGCGACACCGCAATTACCTTCGTCGTGACTCTGATGGGTCTCGGCAGCGTCATCGGCAACTACATTATCGGCTGGGTGATTGAAGCCGTCAAAGCATTCTACGGCTCCACTACCGAGCTTGGCCTGCTCCGCGGACTCCAGGCAGGGTACGGATTCATCGGCTTATGCGCCGCCGTCTGCTCCCTGTCGGGCATCGTGCTGTATGTGTATTTGAAGCGGCGGCGGGAGTTGATTTGA